A window of Diorhabda carinulata isolate Delta chromosome 7, icDioCari1.1, whole genome shotgun sequence contains these coding sequences:
- the LOC130896884 gene encoding uncharacterized protein LOC130896884 has product MKLVSLIVKPLYQYSEKNLTRDISQILNPLDAICNKPRRDAVCVSQLKNAKKVDKAILQERPDVKIFLPFRFLFYKPDELFKPHTYNRFLAAPTGDHVISLIDEISLILPPAPPLSQLDDLDQDLFCNGDNRPVNCGKDCQCVHNVDIPLNAIVEVVLVDEVQSPNLSHPFHLHGYNFNVIGIGRSPDQNVKKINLKHALDLDRRGLLHRQFNLPPSKDTVAVPNNGYVIFRFRADNPGWWLFHCHFLFHIVIGMGLVIHVGTQHDLPPVPHLFPRCGDHLPPITGPPPLHSYQ; this is encoded by the exons atgaaattagtcagTCTCATCGTTAAACCCTt aTACCAATActcggaaaaaaatttaacacgTGATATTTCACAGATATTGAACCCCTTAGATGCGATCTGTAATAAACCGAGAAGAGACGCCGTATGCGTGAGTCAGCTAAAAAACGCGAAAAAAGTAGACAAAGCGATACTACAGGAACGTCCAgacgtcaaaatatttttaccttTCCGTTTCCTTTTCTACAAGCCCGACGAACTTTTCAAACCTCACACGTACAACAGATTCTTAG CCGCCCCCACAGGTGATCACGTCATAAGTTTGATTGATGAGATATCTCTGATATTACCACCGGCTCCTCCGCTGTCCCAATTGGACGATCTGGATCAGGATCTGTTTTGTAACGGGGATAATCGTCCTGTTAACTGCGGAAAGGATTGCCAATGCGTCCATAACGTGGATATTCCACTTAATGCCATCGTAGAAGTAGTTTTAGTTGATGAAG TACAATCGCCGAATCTAAGTCACCCTTTCCATCTCCACGGGTATAACTTCAACGTGATCGGTATCGGTAGATCCCCGGATCAAAACGTGAAGAAAATCAACCTGAAGCACGCCTTAGATTTGGATAGGAGGGGACTACTACACAGACAGTTCAATTTACCTCCGTCGAAAGATACCGTAGCGGTACCGAATAACGGATATGTGATATTTAGATTTAGAGCCGATAATCCAG gttGGTGGTTGTTCCATTGCCATTTTCTCTTCCACATCGTCATAGGAATGGGTCTTGTTATTCACGTCGGGACTCAACACGATTTACCGCCGGTCCCGCATCTGTTTCCGAGATGCGGGGATCATTTGCCGCCCATAACGGGACCGCCGCCTCTACACAGTTACCAGTAA